The sequence TCGAGTACAAGACAGAGTGGTCTAAAAGGTTCCTTATGAAACCTTCTTATTATAGATTTCTCACCATCCAGGTTTTGACAAAGTTCCTAAACTTCAACAAACAAGTGGTCAGGTCAAGAAGTACTGATTTGGAGCTTAAGATAGTTCTACACAATATTCTTTCAAGCTCTAGCAAGCACTCACCTCAAAATCTGTGCCCGTTATTGGAACTTCGTGATTTGACAACAGCAGCAATTTCTCATTTAAACCATCCAACTGTATCACAAATACCATTAGAAAATTAGGACAccaaaatgaaataaaagacCATAACTTATCCTCCATCACAGAAGGAATTACTGATGTTATACAAGTTTTAACCATCCATCTGTATCACAAATACAGTTCGAAAATTTGGACACCAGAATGAAATAAAAGACCATAACTAATCCTCCATCACAGAAGGACTTGCTGATGTCATACAAATTAcctatttaataaaaattaccTAGAGTCTTGTTTGTCAGTAATACAGGCTAACCGACAAACTGGATAACTCACCTGATAAATATAACTTTCTGTGAATGAAAGAAAAGGTAAGTATTTGAATATTGATTGCGGCTCATTTGCTTCCATTGCGTGAAACATAAAATATGACCTGCACTGTTGActttaaacaattaaacatgAACGCTGCAGTAATTTTCCTGGACATAGGTTTAGCGACAtagatttatatataaattataatgaATTTGATCATAAGATCCTATATCCATCTATGAGTACAAAGGAGagcataaataataatatttatcaaaattttgacaCCTGCATTTTGCTTACATCTAGATCATTGTTCTAACAGCACAACAAAATGGCCAAACAATGAGAATTGCAACTTAGTTAAGAAAAGATAACCAACAAAAATTTCCACAGAAGAACAAGGCTGGGACAAGAAACATCAATCACCCAGATTATTCAAAATAGTTACTCACAAAATCTTCTAGAGAAGAATTTGAACGTTTCATTGCATCCAGCCCaatcatagcaacatcatcatAGGCGCTCAACAAGGAGCACTGATTTGTTTTATCATCATGATAAAATCGTACAGCATTCTCAATTTGGCGGCCACCTGAAAAACTTCAATGTTAGAAGAACATTGACTCAAAATTGTAAAATATGTTTCTAATCTTAGAataatccatctccaagtaACTCAACATCTGAAATCTGCACATAACCAGGCAACGAAAATGACTTAGATAACGATTCAGATTGCATGCCAACGTTTTATGCTCCAAAggctttcttttttttttataaaaaagatCAATAATGAATTTATGGAGAACCAGTTAGTCTATCACGTGATTCTAAAACTTCCACAGGGGAAGCAGAGGAAAACATTAATTTATGAATTTGCCCCAACCAGAATGAGCAGGTGGTGGCAATAACACAAGGACGGCACAAGGAATCAAAGCTTCATCAGAATTTCCAGTTATTAACTAGTCAGATGTCACCTGCTCCATTCAGTGGTCGGGGAGGTTTAGTTTTCATAAGAAGTAGCATAAACCATTTCTCATTTAATGAAGAGGATTGTTAGAAGTTATTTGTGAATTCGAACGCAAGATAACAATTATGAAAATAACAGACTTAAAAAGATCAAATCATTAAAACCATGAGTAAAATCCTAACATACAATTTGAACATTAAATCTATCAGCTCAATATTGCAACTAAAAGATATCATGAGCAAGTTTTGTTGAAGAAACTTAAGCCTTTGTAAAAAAGGTAATTCATCAAGTACCAAACCAATTCTTTAACTTTGTAGGACAACTGATAATATGGATTTGCCATGTATCATGTATGCAGTAATTTCACATGTAAAATATGACAAAACACTTAATTATGTGAATGTGATTCCATATGCACTTCACATCATTAATCATGGGCACTCATGTAATCCAATCCAAGAACACTTTGCATCCACAACAAGAATCAAAATCAGTATATGAGCAACTAGAGAAACAGAAAACATGCAATTCACTTGACAGCAggaaaacaatgaaaatcagTGGTTCCAGAGAATACATGCAAGGTACCTTCTCCTCCAGATAATGCAGCAGATATCTGGGATAAAAgaataacaataaaaagaaaaggaagaaaaacGTCACTTTCCCCACCTCGTGAATTGCtaggaaaaaaaagaagaatgaaCAACAATTTGCAAACCTTTGACAAGTTCTCAGAAATCAACTGGCACTTGGAGGTAACGTCCAGTCCACCATAATTTTCCAACTTCAGCAGATTGGAACCAAATCAAAGAGATGGAGAGAGCAATAAACAAAATcatacaaataaactaaaaatgcTCAACTTATAAACAAAACTTGACAGGAAAAAAAACACCACAATATAATCAAAATCCCAGTATCCCGCCTTTCATATGAAAATTCATCAAAGACGCAGAGGAACAAATGAACAAGAAAAACAAAATCTTTAACTTGATTCGGAATAATGGCGTACAGTCGGTAAACATATGAATTCAAAATGCTTTCTACGATTAAGGGTGATTACAAGAAGGAGCGCAAAATCAGCGAGGAATCGGAGGGGGGCGGGGTCCGCATCGGAGATCCCAATCGATCGCAGCAAATGTATGGCCTTCTGCACTTTCTCCAGCTTTTCCAGCCCTTCCATTGTTGATTCTTGTAATTGTAATACAAGAAGGTTTATTTCATTCCAACTTCGTTTTATGCTCTAATTCCGTATTTAGATTGGGATAAACCATGAACAACCTTAAAATTTAAGATTATAATAAGatctttttttgttattttatatttttatttgcacATGATAAAtgttataatattaaattttttgtcGTTGACATAGAAAAGTTTTGTATTTTAGCTTTTTAagataaatcaaaattttatgatatAAAGAAAGTTAATCATAATGATAAATTGATAATGTTGTAACTTTGTAATAACTTTTTGGCTCATAAATTAATATACTTGAACACAATATTGATTacataacaattttttttttggtaggTCTCTagttaataaaacaaaaacgaGTAATCAATCAATGTTTAACCTTTCGCTTTAAACAGGAAATAATGTTAAATATTATTAACGGAGTTAAATAACTAACGATCAAATTATAGTACAACTATATTAATAACGGATTTGGTATTTATCTATACTATACTATATTAATAAGTTTGAGATTTTTTATTGTCATGGTCCGTCATTTATCAGTCAAAATtatcataatttaatttaacaTATCATATTAAACATGAATGAAACTTTGGTACATTGATATGCCCAATACTTTTTCTAGATGATAACTATTTAATTACGAAAATATCACATTTACTTTTGTTTTTGTCATTTGGTACATATTTATATACGAAAACTTCATTTTTGCatttttaatttcattatttatttattatttttgtttttcattaaaaaaaaatatattatacaaACACGTAACGCGTACATCCGATtactaattttattttgaaacttCAAACCAAACCAATTTTCTTTCAGTTTGATTATTTTAGAAAACGATGTAAACCGTAATTAACTGAAAATCAATTCATACCATGCATCAGGTTGTAAATCCCAACATCTTTCTCGCCTGTAGCATTCAAGAAATTGAAGCTTTCCTACAATGGAGTTCTGGCCAGGGCACTCTTTTGTCTAAAACTAATCACCTCTACCTCTTGCACTCAAATCCGAACAGGGAGTCACCAGCTCCTTGAACAACTACTCAGTAACACCCGTCTCAAAAAAACCGTGGCAAACTGAAACCACCGGCTTCAACTCATACCCCTATGgattaggggtgcaaacgaactgaACTTGTTCGTAAGCTTTATaagcccgctcgataaatatttgattcgtattcgagtttatcgaactcgagccgaattcgaacatattcaaactttttttcgagccgagctcgagccaaaattattcTGTTCGATAATTCGCGagcattaatatttaattaatataatataataatataataaatatatacacatttcgaactttttcgaacatttcgagcttttcgaaccataatatctgaatagttcacgaataggttcgaatatttcgagccgaactcgaacttcatttcgagccgagctcgagccaaaatatttgaaattatcgaacttcgaatcgagctcgaactcgaatatactcttatcgagccgaattcgagctttaaaattttaccattatttgactcgattcgattcgtttgcacccctactaTGGATCACCACACTTCTCATAACACCACGCTACACGATACACACATTCAGTAAATTGATATGAACCCTGAGAACCATTAAAGAAAAACATGTTATTGATACAAAGagtgtgtattttttttttttcaagtattGGGAACAAAACAATGTCACTCCTCGCTTTCCCTCTTCCACAATGTGCTGTTCTAAGAATCATGTCAACGTGGCCAAGAAATCGGAGTAAGCAGATCATGTAGAGACCAGCGAGCCATGAAAAGGACACGATTGAGTCCCTCATCAAACACGTCTGGAGGGCAAGCCACGGGATTAATGAAATTTATGGTTTGTCATTGTTAGCTTCTGTCTGTAATGACATGGCCTCAACTTGGTTGATTTCCAAATTTGGGAATCTGTCTACCTTTGGTTTAGAAGCCTCGGTTGAATTCCTGTCTTGAATAGTTGCTTGTTTGGTCTCCAATAACTTTCCAGTCTTCCCGATTGCAAGAATGAGCTCAAACTGTTTTTGCTGTTGCTCCTGAAGAAGTTGATATATATCACATAAACTGAACGAAATGCAAAGAAAGAGAAATTGAGAAATATGCATCAAGTTGTAAAAGTTTCAGGCCACAAGCTGGTTGACGACACCTTTGAACCGTTCTAACAAATATATTTGGAAAAAATAAGGCGTCGATGTACAATATTAAGCCAGACAAAAGAAATATAATGAAACTTGGATGGCAGCCACTCCAATTCAAAAGTAGTGTCGTCATTTAAGCCCGTTTTAGAAGCAAATCGAACTCAATGTGAATGAAACATTAAAATGTGtaaatgaatttatatttgattaGTAGAGCCTTGCATAGGTCAGTAAAAATGTTCGAGATACAACGTCACTTCCACCGACCATATTTGATGGTCATTTTGGCGGAAGAATTGTGCTCTACACCCTCGTATTATTATCACTTAAAAGCACAAATACCCTCCATGTAATATTTATTGTCTTATTAGCCCCTATGTTTCTCAATTAGGTGCGTATGTTCCCCCTTTTAATCCAGATTATATTTTAAAGGGTCATATAACTAAAATATCcacaatatatataatttaagtgCGAAACTAATacattcataataataattaataagagACAGTCGGAAATTTAATCTTCGAGAGGCTTCGTGTTCTTAATGTGACCCATGCTAAAGGACTTCAATAAAACATACGAGAAGTATCTGAAATGGCTGATTAAAGTTAAACTATGCGGTGAAGGATAATTTGATCAAGAAGAGTGAGAAATATAAAAAGGAAATACTTTAATACGCACATTTCATGCGCGTTAAAAAAGAATAAGTTAGTTGCATGAAAGGATTCTTTTTACCACAATATATTTAATTGTAATAAATGGAATATTAATGGGGCGTCCTAAACACAAACTGGAACATCAAAATTGGGAGTGAGGGAGTATATATCTCCACAACTTTGCAACTCGCCATTATTTTGATGTAGTTATAACAACCAAGACAAAGTTTCAAATCCATTTGCTACTCAAATTATAGGCAATGTAGAATTGTCCAAAAAAAGTTGCATATTCTATCAAGTGGAACTAATGTAATCTTCAACTAACGATTCAAGTGgaacttaatttttcttacatCGGCTTAATTTCTAAGAAGATTGGAAGATAAACCAATCTATAAATCTGTAGACATGAAACACATTAGCTGGAATTTCTGAACAGCAAAAATTAGGGCCACTTGTCGTACAAGAATGCTTTGTAAGTATGTAACAACTTAAAAAATTCCCTGAAATCCTCCAAAGTGAAGTTACCCTAACCTATGTATTTACTATTACATTTTAAAAGTATAAATGGAAAAAGGAAAAAAGTTACATGATTCACGAGTTTTATCCAGTTACACTAGGTAGCAAAAAGATATGCATGTGTCATTTGGAGCTATAGTAAAAACTTTCATCCTAAGTTTTGTAAAAGAATTTACAAATTTAAGTACATAAAATGCCAAATTTCTGTTTCAAGCAATGTGCAGCAATCATATTTTCTCAGCGTAGAATATAATATTCAATATATACCTGCATAGCAAGGAGAACCTTTTGAATTTCACCAAGCTCCTTCTCCAGCATGTCTTCTTGCTCTGCCAATGCTCGGGTTGCCTCAGAATTCTTCTGGACCAAAGCTGCAGTCTGAAAGAAGTGAATAAAGGGAAGAGTAGTCAATTTGAAGTTCCGCAAAAGCACTGCCTAATAACCTAATCTAGCTCCACAATTTAGGGCTGGGGGAAATCGAGCTATCTTACCAGCTTGACGAATTCTTTTCGTATAATTTCACTATTTGTGCTTCAGTCTATTGAGTGGATCCTAAACCAAATTGCACTTGCTTGATGAAGCAAATGAAGACTTGCAAATGGAGATATTAATTTTCTGTTTAATGTTTATACGTTAGTTTGTCCCATAGAGTTATAGACAAGTTATTCCTATTATTGCTGATATACAATATTTCACTAATGAATTAGAAAATTTTCAAACCGTAGAACTCTAAACATTTCAAGATTAAGATACTATTCATGGTCAGCTACTTCTTTCCTTACTTCTCCACTCACTCCACTATCAACTACCATCAGCAGTGCCTCCACTTGTAATGGGTTTTTAAGGGGGCCAGCTTACGGGTCAGGCCTCTCTCTGACCTGATAACTAGTATCGCCTCCACGCCCAGTTCTATCAACAGGCCCTTTCTTTTGCAAGACTTAAAAAAGTCTCTCATGGCCCAATTATTATTACAGCGTTCTGTACCATAGAATTCGGCCTTCGGGGTCAACACGGCGGCTTCTATGAGGAAGGCGGCGCAAAGGAGGCTCGAGGGTTTGTTAAGTAAGGCGGCAAGGGCCGACGAAGGAGGGAAAATGAAAGGCGTTTTCTGGTCCCCCCTGAGCCGGGGGGTGCTTGGGGGTGGGGGGTGGCGAAACTGCATAGCATGTGTAGGCTTCTCCTCATCAATAGGTACCGAAGCCGACCGAAAGACTTCTCCCAGCTATTGCCACCAGTCTATAGTAACTACAATTCCCATATTTTTCTAGAAGCCATGACACGGAGAGACAGGTTTACGAATTGTTTCTGGCTAAAATTTAAACTAGTACATTCC comes from Henckelia pumila isolate YLH828 chromosome 4, ASM3356847v2, whole genome shotgun sequence and encodes:
- the LOC140860651 gene encoding uncharacterized protein isoform X2; the protein is MEGLEKLEKVQKAIHLLRSIGISDADPAPLRFLADFALLLLENYGGLDVTSKCQLISENLSKISAALSGGEGGRQIENAVRFYHDDKTNQCSLLSAYDDVAMIGLDAMKRSNSSLEDFCRSYFMFHAMEANEPQSIFKYLPFLSFTESYIYQLDGLNEKLLLLSNHEVPITGTDFEELCQNLDGEKSIIRRFHKEPFRPLCLVLERHKLLTKRINEELRCGEEYWALERKLCGALICIEDVTRAIHLKSFDYRVLNLLLYQLRGAMVNEAHMEFLSVSELLVEISDDLFDYEDDVAENNFNILRMYVRYYGASAAPIKLAKFVTEVEEKYDQLLKALGSELCMKYQKRCEEATKEGGKTCGPPLGTWHIPPVIEDEARYRTAISTCTP
- the LOC140860651 gene encoding uncharacterized protein isoform X1, with translation MEGLEKLEKVQKAIHLLRSIGISDADPAPLRFLADFALLLLENYGGLDVTSKCQLISENLSKISAALSGGEGGRQIENAVRFYHDDKTNQCSLLSAYDDVAMIGLDAMKRSNSSLEDFCRSYFMFHAMEANEPQSIFKYLPFLSFTESYIYQLDGLNEKLLLLSNHEVPITGTDFEELCQNLDGEKSIIRRFHKEPFRPLCLVLERHKLLTKRINEELRCGEEYWALERKLCGALVSNKKICIEDVTRAIHLKSFDYRVLNLLLYQLRGAMVNEAHMEFLSVSELLVEISDDLFDYEDDVAENNFNILRMYVRYYGASAAPIKLAKFVTEVEEKYDQLLKALGSELCMKYQKRCEEATKEGGKTCGPPLGTWHIPPVIEDEARYRTAISTCTP